The Dokdonella koreensis DS-123 genome has a segment encoding these proteins:
- the ahcY gene encoding adenosylhomocysteinase, with product MNAVAKNTPAQDYKVADIALADWGRKEIDIAEHEMPGLMSIRKKYAATAPLKGVRVTGSLHMTIQTAVLIETLKDIGADVRWASCNIFSTQDHAAAAIAASGTPVFAWKGETLEEYWDCTLDALSFPDGAGGFLGPELVVDDGGDVTLLIHKGHELENGGTWVDTPSSNHEEQVIKNLLKRVAKERPGFWGRVVKDWKGVSEETTTGVHRLYQLAQAGKLLVPAINVNDSVTKSKFDNLYGCRESLADGLKRAMDVMLAGKVAVVCGYGDVGKGSAHSLRAYGARVVVTEIDPINALQAAMEGFEVNTVESTLGVGDIYVTTTGNKDVLTLVHMQQMKDQAIVCNIGHFDNEIQVDALAASGAARLNIKPQVDKYTFAGGNAIFLLAEGRLVNLGCATGHPSFVMSNSFSNQTLAQIDLWANKDLYDPKVYILPKKLDEEVARLHLEKIGVKLTRLTTEQADYLGVPVEGPYKPDHYRY from the coding sequence ATGAATGCAGTCGCCAAGAACACCCCCGCCCAGGACTACAAGGTCGCCGACATCGCGCTCGCCGACTGGGGTCGCAAGGAGATCGACATCGCCGAGCACGAGATGCCGGGCCTGATGTCGATCCGCAAGAAGTACGCCGCCACCGCGCCGCTCAAGGGCGTGCGGGTGACCGGCTCGCTGCACATGACGATCCAGACGGCGGTGCTGATCGAGACGCTCAAGGACATCGGCGCCGACGTGCGCTGGGCCTCGTGCAACATCTTCTCGACCCAGGACCACGCCGCCGCGGCGATCGCCGCCAGCGGCACGCCGGTGTTCGCCTGGAAGGGCGAGACGCTGGAGGAATACTGGGACTGCACGCTCGACGCGCTGAGCTTCCCGGATGGCGCCGGCGGCTTCCTCGGCCCGGAGCTGGTCGTGGACGACGGCGGCGACGTCACCTTGTTGATCCACAAGGGCCATGAACTCGAGAACGGCGGTACCTGGGTCGACACCCCCTCGTCCAACCACGAGGAGCAGGTCATCAAGAACCTGCTCAAGCGCGTCGCCAAGGAGCGCCCCGGCTTCTGGGGCCGCGTGGTCAAGGACTGGAAGGGCGTCTCCGAGGAGACCACGACCGGCGTCCACCGCCTCTACCAGCTGGCCCAGGCCGGCAAGCTGCTGGTGCCGGCGATCAACGTCAACGACTCGGTCACCAAGAGCAAGTTCGACAACCTCTACGGCTGCCGCGAGTCGCTGGCCGACGGCCTCAAGCGCGCGATGGACGTGATGCTGGCCGGCAAGGTGGCCGTGGTCTGCGGCTACGGCGACGTCGGCAAGGGCTCGGCCCACAGCCTGCGCGCCTACGGTGCGCGCGTCGTGGTCACCGAGATCGACCCGATCAACGCCCTGCAGGCGGCGATGGAAGGCTTCGAGGTCAACACGGTCGAGAGCACGCTCGGCGTCGGCGACATCTACGTCACGACCACCGGCAACAAGGACGTGCTGACCCTGGTGCACATGCAGCAGATGAAGGACCAGGCCATCGTCTGCAACATCGGCCACTTCGACAACGAGATCCAGGTCGACGCGCTCGCCGCTTCCGGTGCCGCGCGCCTGAACATCAAGCCGCAGGTCGACAAGTACACCTTCGCCGGCGGCAACGCGATCTTCCTGCTCGCCGAAGGCCGCCTGGTCAACCTGGGCTGCGCGACCGGCCATCCGAGCTTCGTGATGTCCAACTCGTTCTCGAACCAGACGCTGGCGCAGATCGACCTGTGGGCCAACAAGGACCTCTACGATCCGAAGGTCTACATCCTGCCCAAGAAGCTCGACGAGGAAGTGGCGCGCCTGCACCTGGAGAAGATCGGCGTCAAGCTGACCCGGCTCACGACCGAGCAGGCCGACTACCTCGGCGTGCCCGTCGAAGGGCCCTACAAGCCCGACCACTATCGCTACTGA
- a CDS encoding tetratricopeptide repeat protein → MQSDDQIVFDSARRFMQRGDFDAALRPLEALLAVHPEATALRWHRSRCLEKLGRRAEAIAELDQVIQRRSDYLPALLARMDLGDGDEAVPEDAGLFRRILALEPGHPRASYRLARALADDADAALPLLDRALAADPSQHDAWRLRADLRYRAAAQPGDAVPAATLVRDPLGIAYDRTLLEAALADYESAAAIEEDTRTDLRIAEIAQRLDRPAEALERYDAALRRLAGDDPARAHVQALRDRAEGGSAGEREHYARMIEASLGAANADRSLREDWADAAMRSAADQIRKGADVPAALETFVSDSPDDMTVTYIARQIYNLAHEPPPGLEPAVPADFPAYQGRHADTVARAIEPLGYLPLADAEAKNLTVTLGQRVLIRLFTHPQFGAAAAFAMRPKWPGLLGYLVMLLSGKWRIQRMLECSARISDGCFLSTREAGPDPFDYGGAEHFRFETLPRGSGPAAVARRHAERVEDYLAAHPDCHVDVPASLDGVEGQWIESNQIKAEHRRSLDYVTDAELRGVLGKHYDRYAGKVRARLALMTAE, encoded by the coding sequence ATGCAGAGCGACGACCAGATCGTTTTCGACTCGGCCCGCCGGTTCATGCAGCGGGGCGACTTCGACGCCGCACTGCGGCCGCTGGAGGCCTTGCTGGCGGTCCACCCGGAGGCCACCGCGCTGCGCTGGCACCGCAGCCGCTGTCTCGAGAAACTCGGCCGCCGCGCCGAGGCGATCGCCGAGCTGGACCAGGTGATCCAGCGCCGGTCCGACTACCTCCCCGCCCTGCTCGCACGCATGGACCTCGGCGACGGGGATGAGGCGGTGCCGGAGGATGCCGGCCTGTTCCGGCGGATCCTGGCGCTGGAACCCGGCCATCCGCGCGCCAGTTACCGCCTGGCGCGTGCGCTTGCCGACGATGCCGACGCCGCGCTGCCGCTGCTGGACCGTGCACTGGCGGCCGACCCCAGCCAGCACGACGCCTGGCGGCTGCGCGCCGACCTGCGCTACCGCGCCGCCGCGCAGCCGGGCGACGCGGTCCCTGCGGCCACGCTCGTGCGCGATCCGCTGGGCATTGCCTACGACCGGACGCTGCTGGAGGCCGCGCTGGCCGACTACGAGTCCGCAGCCGCGATCGAGGAGGACACGCGCACCGACCTGCGCATCGCCGAGATCGCCCAGCGGCTGGACCGGCCCGCCGAAGCGCTGGAACGCTACGACGCCGCCCTGCGCCGCCTGGCCGGCGACGACCCCGCCCGCGCCCATGTCCAGGCGCTGCGCGACCGCGCCGAAGGCGGCAGCGCCGGCGAGCGCGAACACTACGCGCGCATGATCGAGGCCTCGCTCGGCGCGGCGAATGCCGATCGCAGCCTCCGGGAAGACTGGGCCGACGCGGCGATGCGCAGCGCCGCCGACCAGATCCGCAAGGGTGCCGACGTGCCGGCGGCGCTGGAGACCTTCGTCTCCGACTCGCCGGACGACATGACGGTCACCTACATCGCCCGGCAGATCTACAACCTGGCCCACGAGCCGCCTCCGGGGCTGGAACCGGCCGTGCCGGCGGACTTCCCGGCCTACCAGGGACGCCACGCCGACACCGTCGCGCGCGCGATCGAGCCGCTCGGCTACCTGCCGCTGGCCGATGCCGAGGCGAAGAACCTGACCGTGACGCTCGGGCAGCGGGTGTTGATCCGCCTGTTCACGCATCCGCAGTTCGGTGCCGCGGCAGCCTTCGCGATGCGGCCGAAGTGGCCCGGGCTGCTGGGCTACCTGGTCATGCTGCTCAGCGGCAAGTGGCGCATCCAGCGCATGCTCGAATGCTCGGCGCGGATCAGCGACGGCTGCTTCCTGAGCACGCGCGAGGCCGGCCCCGATCCGTTCGACTACGGCGGCGCCGAGCACTTCCGTTTCGAGACGCTGCCGCGCGGCAGCGGCCCGGCCGCCGTCGCGCGACGCCATGCCGAGCGGGTCGAGGACTACCTCGCCGCCCATCCCGACTGCCACGTCGATGTTCCGGCCTCGCTCGACGGCGTCGAGGGCCAGTGGATCGAATCGAACCAGATCAAGGCCGAGCACCGCCGTTCGCTCGACTACGTGACCGACGCCGAACTGCGCGGCGTGCTCGGAAAACACTACGACCGCTATGCCGGGAAGGTTCGCGCCCGGCTGGCGTTGATGACCGCGGAGTAA
- a CDS encoding sensor histidine kinase, translated as MRYRRRLRSRIIISFTLFGLGLTALFAVASLYMRARLEDQLINRTLLREVANFVEFKRRNPSPDAAYKISLFDVDIFGARKFANVPFDAQKYGPGVYDIEDFDGDGKLRSYKLAVYKSDEYWAFLRFDVGAQKLSAQQLLVVLAGVVACFLALSWLIGRWLSVRVMSPVSDLAARLDRFQRTGLREPLAPHFADDEVGQLARALDDYADRLTDLVERDREFNADVSHELRTPLAVIATTTELMIASDLPDKARDRMKRIERAVRQSTELTDALLLLSRRERRGPSNGETTDVGRVVEQVVDVNRPHLGSKPVTVSVVNEEPIVVSAPSSVIAVALGNLIGNAFKYTQQGEVTVIVGHGRVAVEDTGPGIKAEDAQRLFQRGVRGDAGGKGAGLGLAIVLRLCELYGWKVSLAPRPQGGAVAVLQFDRRSSGA; from the coding sequence ATGCGGTACCGGCGTAGGCTCCGCAGCCGCATCATCATCTCGTTCACGTTGTTCGGCCTGGGTCTGACGGCCTTGTTCGCCGTCGCCAGCCTGTACATGCGTGCGCGCCTGGAAGACCAGCTCATCAACCGGACGCTGCTGCGCGAGGTCGCCAACTTCGTCGAGTTCAAGCGGCGCAACCCGTCGCCGGATGCCGCCTACAAGATCTCGCTGTTCGACGTCGACATCTTCGGCGCGCGCAAGTTCGCCAACGTGCCGTTCGACGCGCAGAAGTACGGCCCGGGCGTGTACGACATCGAGGATTTCGACGGCGACGGCAAGCTGCGCTCGTACAAGCTGGCGGTCTACAAGTCCGACGAATACTGGGCGTTCCTGCGCTTCGACGTCGGCGCGCAGAAGCTCAGCGCGCAGCAGCTCCTGGTCGTCCTGGCCGGCGTGGTGGCGTGCTTCCTGGCCTTGTCCTGGCTGATCGGCCGCTGGCTCTCGGTGCGCGTCATGAGCCCGGTCAGCGACCTGGCCGCACGTCTGGACCGGTTCCAGCGCACCGGGCTGCGCGAGCCGCTGGCGCCGCATTTCGCCGACGACGAGGTCGGGCAGCTGGCGCGCGCGCTGGACGACTACGCCGATCGCCTGACCGACCTGGTCGAGCGCGACCGCGAGTTCAACGCCGACGTCAGCCACGAGCTGCGCACCCCGCTGGCGGTGATCGCGACGACGACCGAGCTGATGATCGCATCCGACCTGCCGGACAAGGCGCGCGACCGGATGAAGCGGATCGAGCGCGCGGTCCGGCAGTCGACCGAGCTGACCGACGCCTTGCTGCTGCTGTCGCGGCGCGAGCGCCGTGGCCCGTCCAACGGCGAGACCACCGACGTCGGCCGCGTCGTCGAGCAGGTGGTCGACGTCAACCGGCCGCACCTGGGCAGCAAGCCGGTCACGGTCTCGGTCGTCAACGAGGAGCCGATCGTCGTGTCGGCGCCGTCCTCGGTGATCGCGGTCGCGCTCGGCAACCTGATCGGCAACGCATTCAAGTACACGCAGCAGGGCGAGGTGACCGTGATCGTCGGCCACGGCCGGGTCGCGGTCGAGGACACCGGTCCGGGGATCAAGGCCGAGGACGCGCAGCGGCTGTTCCAGCGCGGCGTGCGTGGCGACGCCGGCGGCAAGGGCGCCGGGCTGGGCCTGGCCATCGTGCTGCGCCTGTGCGAGCTGTACGGCTGGAAGGTCTCGCTGGCGCCGCGCCCGCAAGGGGGCGCCGTCGCGGTGCTGCAGTTCGACCGGCGGTCGTCGGGGGCCTGA
- a CDS encoding DUF4124 domain-containing protein: MPARLLIAASLALPVAAAAQEPPVHRCTGAGGQTVFTDRRCSDPALGTAVPALPETTTVPPGDCAVSADDLRKRVTRAWQAGNLIDLSGAFLWDGYGAQAAQRRLEALAAGLRGPLQAVELAPAAPGESAWITVRSGPPPATVLAFEARSVHRCWWLIP; the protein is encoded by the coding sequence GTGCCGGCGCGCCTGCTGATCGCGGCATCGCTGGCCCTACCCGTGGCGGCCGCGGCGCAGGAGCCGCCGGTCCATCGCTGCACCGGCGCCGGTGGGCAGACGGTGTTCACCGACCGGCGCTGCAGCGATCCGGCGCTCGGTACCGCGGTCCCGGCACTCCCCGAAACCACGACGGTGCCGCCCGGCGATTGCGCGGTGTCCGCCGACGACCTGCGCAAGCGCGTGACGCGCGCCTGGCAGGCCGGCAATCTGATCGATCTCAGCGGCGCCTTCCTCTGGGACGGCTACGGCGCCCAGGCCGCGCAGCGGCGGCTCGAGGCGCTGGCGGCGGGTCTGCGCGGGCCGCTGCAGGCCGTCGAGCTGGCGCCCGCCGCCCCTGGCGAATCGGCCTGGATCACGGTCCGCAGCGGCCCGCCGCCGGCGACGGTGCTGGCGTTCGAGGCGCGATCCGTGCACCGCTGCTGGTGGCTGATTCCCTAG
- the metF gene encoding methylenetetrahydrofolate reductase [NAD(P)H] — protein MTPISFEFFPPKTDDQRSTLEKTVAQLRPRAPQYVSMTFGAGGSTLSYTLEAVRELHVRHGLDAAPHLSCMGGTRAEIRDLLQAYRALGVRRIVALRGDLPSGMASFGDLRYASDLVEFIRAETGDHFHIEVACYPEVHPQAADAHADLAHFKRKIQAGADGAITQYFYNPDGYFRFVDAARRLGVDAPIVPGIMPIANFSQLRRFSELCGAEIPRWLTKRLAAFGDDADAIREFSADVVADLCRTLLERGAPGLHFYTLNRARPTLAVLERLDPAR, from the coding sequence ATGACCCCGATCAGCTTCGAGTTCTTCCCGCCCAAGACCGACGACCAGCGCAGCACGCTGGAGAAGACCGTCGCGCAGCTGCGGCCACGCGCGCCGCAGTACGTGTCGATGACCTTCGGCGCCGGCGGTTCCACCCTGAGCTACACGCTCGAAGCGGTGCGCGAGCTGCACGTGCGGCACGGGCTGGACGCCGCGCCGCATCTTTCGTGCATGGGCGGCACCCGGGCCGAGATCCGCGACCTGCTGCAGGCCTATCGGGCGCTCGGCGTGCGCCGTATCGTCGCGCTGCGCGGCGACCTGCCCTCGGGCATGGCCAGCTTCGGCGACCTGCGCTACGCCAGCGACCTGGTCGAGTTCATCCGCGCGGAAACCGGCGACCACTTCCACATCGAGGTGGCCTGCTATCCGGAGGTGCATCCCCAGGCGGCCGACGCGCATGCCGACCTCGCGCATTTCAAGCGCAAGATCCAGGCCGGTGCCGACGGTGCGATCACCCAGTACTTCTACAACCCCGACGGCTACTTCCGGTTCGTCGACGCCGCCCGCCGCCTCGGCGTCGATGCGCCGATCGTCCCCGGCATCATGCCGATCGCCAACTTCTCCCAGCTCAGGCGCTTCTCCGAGTTGTGCGGCGCGGAGATACCGCGCTGGCTGACGAAGCGCCTGGCGGCGTTCGGCGACGATGCCGACGCGATCCGCGAGTTCAGCGCCGACGTCGTCGCGGACCTGTGCCGCACCCTGCTCGAACGCGGCGCGCCGGGCCTGCATTTCTATACGCTCAACCGCGCCCGGCCGACCCTGGCGGTGCTCGAGCGGCTCGACCCCGCCCGCTGA
- a CDS encoding ferritin-like domain-containing protein, with amino-acid sequence MAAQPQRSKPATPKPFLTDIQTLRRRAREHIEQGAVTAGYAADRPTVIRLLNEALATEIVCVLRYKYHYYMASGIHAKSVAAEFLEHAREEQAHADRIAERITQLDGKPDFSPEGLLTRSHSEYVEGGDLVEMIQEDLVAERIAIDSYREIIQYLGNDDPTTRRMMEEILAMEEEHAEDLGTMLENLGKKGEPAKRAPRAS; translated from the coding sequence ATGGCCGCACAGCCGCAACGCAGCAAGCCCGCGACACCCAAGCCGTTTCTCACCGACATCCAGACGCTTCGCCGCCGCGCCCGCGAACACATCGAGCAGGGTGCGGTGACGGCGGGCTATGCCGCCGACCGACCCACCGTCATCCGGTTGCTGAACGAGGCCCTGGCCACCGAGATCGTCTGCGTGCTGCGCTACAAGTACCACTACTACATGGCCTCGGGCATCCACGCCAAGAGCGTCGCCGCCGAGTTCCTGGAGCACGCCCGCGAGGAACAGGCGCACGCCGACCGCATTGCCGAGCGGATCACCCAGCTCGACGGAAAGCCCGATTTCTCGCCGGAAGGCCTGCTGACGCGCAGCCACTCCGAGTACGTGGAGGGGGGCGATCTGGTCGAGATGATCCAGGAGGACCTGGTGGCCGAGCGCATCGCCATCGACAGCTACCGCGAGATCATCCAGTACCTGGGCAACGACGACCCCACCACGCGGCGCATGATGGAGGAGATCCTGGCGATGGAGGAAGAACACGCCGAGGACCTCGGCACGATGCTGGAAAACCTCGGGAAGAAGGGCGAGCCGGCCAAGCGCGCCCCGCGCGCATCCTAG
- a CDS encoding response regulator transcription factor, protein MRILVIEDNSDIAANVGDFLADKGHVVDFAGDGVTGLHLAVVNDFDVIVLDIGLPGMDGLEVCRKLRQDARRQTPILMLTARDALENKLTGFDAGADDYMVKPFALQELSARIEVLGRRGKGPKSRLLQVADLTFNLDTLVVVREGKSIQLNPIGLKLLQALMEASPAVVTRQDLETRVWGEELPDSDSLRVHIHGLRVAIDKPFEKPLIQTRHGIGYRMVDPDAVPA, encoded by the coding sequence ATGCGCATCCTCGTCATTGAAGACAACAGCGACATTGCGGCCAATGTCGGCGATTTTCTCGCCGACAAGGGCCATGTCGTCGATTTCGCCGGTGATGGCGTAACCGGCCTGCATCTGGCCGTCGTCAACGATTTCGACGTGATCGTCCTGGACATCGGGCTGCCCGGCATGGACGGCCTGGAGGTGTGCAGGAAGCTCCGCCAGGATGCCCGCCGCCAGACGCCGATCCTGATGCTGACCGCGCGCGACGCGCTCGAGAACAAGCTGACGGGCTTCGACGCCGGTGCCGACGACTACATGGTCAAGCCGTTCGCGCTGCAGGAGCTGTCGGCGCGCATCGAGGTGCTCGGCCGGCGCGGCAAGGGCCCGAAGAGCCGCCTGCTGCAGGTCGCCGACCTGACGTTCAACCTCGACACGCTGGTCGTCGTCCGCGAAGGCAAGTCGATCCAGCTCAACCCCATCGGCCTGAAGCTGCTGCAGGCGCTGATGGAGGCCTCGCCCGCGGTCGTCACGCGGCAGGACCTGGAAACCCGGGTATGGGGCGAGGAACTGCCCGACAGCGACTCGCTGCGCGTGCACATCCACGGCCTGCGCGTCGCGATCGACAAGCCGTTCGAAAAGCCGCTGATCCAGACCCGGCACGGCATCGGGTACCGCATGGTCGATCCGGATGCGGTACCGGCGTAG
- the thiC gene encoding phosphomethylpyrimidine synthase ThiC, with amino-acid sequence MNAVPAPLLRQAQALSETVTRPIPGSRKTHVEGSRADLRVPMREIVLDDTPSLFGAEKNAPFTVYDTSGPYTDPDYRVDLVAGLPPLRAAWIAERGDTEHLADFSSPYTRRHATAAQLDHVRFPNVPKPRVAKAGANVSQMHYARRGIVTPEMEYVAIRENQKLDAIREMHLLKQHPGQSFGAAIPKIITPEFVRSEIARGRAIIPNNVNHPESEPMIIGRNFLVKINANIGNSAVTSSIAEEVEKMVWAIRWGADTVMDLSTGRHIHETREWIIRNAPVPIGTVPIYQALEKVGGVAEDLTWELFRDTLIEQAEQGVDYFTIHAGVRLPFIPLTASRVTGIVSRGGSIMAKWCLAHHRESFLYERFEEICEIMKAYDVAFSLGDGLRPGSIADANDAAQFAELDTLGELTQVAWKHDVQVMIEGPGHVPMHLIKENMERQLEKCHEAPFYTLGPLTTDIAPGYDHITSAIGAAMIGWYGTAMLCYVTPKEHLGLPDKQDVRDGIITYKLAAHAADLGKGHPAAQARDNALSKARFEFRWQDQFNLGLDPEKAKEFHDETLPKDAHKTAHFCSMCGPKFCSMKITQDVRDYAREHGVGEREALGEGMAGKASEFREQGGELYRQA; translated from the coding sequence ATGAATGCCGTTCCCGCCCCGCTGCTGCGCCAGGCCCAGGCGCTTTCCGAGACCGTGACCCGGCCGATACCGGGCTCGCGCAAGACCCATGTCGAAGGCTCCCGCGCCGACCTGCGCGTGCCGATGCGCGAGATCGTGCTCGACGATACGCCGAGCCTGTTCGGCGCCGAGAAGAACGCGCCGTTCACGGTCTACGACACCTCCGGTCCCTATACCGACCCGGACTACCGGGTGGACCTGGTCGCGGGGCTGCCGCCGCTGCGGGCGGCATGGATCGCCGAGCGGGGCGACACCGAGCACCTGGCCGACTTCAGCTCGCCGTACACGCGCCGCCACGCGACCGCCGCGCAGCTCGACCACGTGCGTTTCCCGAACGTGCCCAAGCCGCGCGTCGCCAAGGCCGGCGCCAACGTCAGCCAGATGCACTACGCACGCCGCGGCATCGTCACGCCGGAGATGGAGTACGTGGCGATCCGCGAGAACCAGAAGCTCGACGCGATCCGCGAGATGCACCTGCTCAAGCAGCATCCCGGCCAGAGTTTCGGCGCGGCGATCCCGAAGATCATCACGCCGGAGTTCGTCCGGTCCGAGATCGCGCGTGGCCGCGCGATCATCCCGAACAACGTCAACCACCCGGAAAGCGAGCCGATGATCATCGGCCGCAACTTCCTGGTGAAGATCAACGCCAACATCGGTAATTCGGCGGTGACCAGCTCGATCGCCGAGGAAGTGGAGAAGATGGTCTGGGCGATCCGCTGGGGCGCGGACACGGTCATGGACCTGTCGACCGGCCGCCACATCCACGAGACGCGCGAGTGGATCATCCGCAACGCGCCGGTGCCGATCGGCACGGTGCCGATCTACCAGGCGCTGGAGAAGGTCGGCGGCGTCGCCGAGGACCTCACCTGGGAGCTGTTCCGCGACACGCTGATCGAACAGGCCGAGCAGGGCGTGGACTACTTCACGATCCACGCCGGCGTGCGCCTGCCGTTCATCCCGCTGACCGCGTCGCGCGTGACCGGCATCGTCTCGCGCGGCGGGTCGATCATGGCCAAGTGGTGCCTGGCCCACCATCGCGAGAGCTTCCTCTACGAGCGGTTCGAGGAGATCTGCGAGATCATGAAGGCCTACGACGTCGCCTTCTCGCTCGGCGACGGCCTGCGCCCGGGCTCGATCGCCGACGCCAACGACGCGGCGCAGTTCGCCGAGCTGGACACGCTCGGCGAACTGACCCAGGTCGCCTGGAAGCACGACGTGCAGGTCATGATCGAGGGGCCCGGCCACGTGCCGATGCACCTCATCAAGGAGAACATGGAGCGCCAGCTCGAGAAGTGCCACGAGGCGCCGTTCTACACGCTGGGGCCGCTGACCACCGACATCGCCCCCGGCTACGACCACATCACCTCGGCCATCGGCGCGGCGATGATCGGCTGGTACGGCACCGCGATGCTCTGCTACGTCACGCCCAAGGAACACCTGGGCCTGCCGGACAAGCAGGACGTGCGCGACGGCATCATCACCTACAAGCTGGCCGCGCATGCGGCCGACCTCGGCAAGGGCCATCCGGCCGCCCAGGCGCGCGACAACGCCCTCAGCAAGGCGCGTTTCGAGTTCCGCTGGCAGGACCAGTTCAACCTCGGGCTCGATCCGGAGAAGGCCAAGGAGTTCCACGACGAGACCCTGCCCAAGGACGCGCACAAGACCGCGCACTTCTGCTCGATGTGCGGTCCCAAGTTCTGTTCGATGAAGATCACCCAGGACGTGCGCGACTACGCCCGCGAGCATGGCGTCGGCGAGCGCGAGGCGCTCGGCGAGGGGATGGCCGGGAAGGCCAGCGAGTTCCGCGAACAGGGGGGCGAGCTGTACCGGCAGGCGTAG
- a CDS encoding branched-chain amino acid transaminase produces the protein MSASYPEFVWQNGAIKPWAQATVHIMAHALHYGSSVFEGIRSYPTPDGQAIFRLTDHIKRLFQSAKIHDIQIPYTLEQLNAACREVIKANKLERAYLRPFAFRGLGGFGLSADTPTEVAVACWNMGAYLGADVLEKGIDACVSSWQRFAPNTIPAGAKAGGNYLSGQLVAREARRLGFGEGIALASTGLLSEGAGENLFLAFDGALHTTPVSAALLNGITRNTLITLAREAGIEVVERDLPREYLYLCDELFMCGTAAEITPIRSVDGKPVGDGKVGALTKQMQKLFFGLFDGSTPDRWGWLEPVG, from the coding sequence ATGAGCGCCTCCTATCCCGAATTCGTCTGGCAGAACGGCGCGATCAAGCCGTGGGCCCAAGCCACGGTCCACATCATGGCCCATGCCCTGCACTACGGGTCCTCGGTCTTCGAGGGGATACGCAGCTATCCCACCCCCGACGGCCAGGCGATCTTCCGCCTGACCGATCACATCAAGCGCCTGTTCCAGTCGGCCAAGATCCACGACATCCAGATCCCGTACACGCTCGAGCAGCTCAATGCCGCCTGCCGCGAGGTCATCAAGGCGAACAAGCTCGAGCGCGCCTACCTGCGCCCGTTCGCGTTCCGCGGCCTGGGCGGCTTCGGTCTTTCCGCCGACACGCCGACGGAGGTCGCCGTGGCCTGCTGGAACATGGGCGCCTACCTGGGCGCCGACGTGCTCGAGAAGGGCATCGACGCCTGCGTGTCGAGCTGGCAGCGGTTCGCCCCCAATACGATCCCGGCCGGCGCCAAGGCCGGCGGCAACTACCTCTCCGGCCAGCTGGTGGCCCGCGAGGCGCGCCGGCTCGGCTTCGGCGAGGGCATCGCGCTGGCGTCCACCGGCCTGCTGAGCGAGGGTGCCGGCGAGAACCTGTTCCTGGCGTTCGACGGCGCGCTGCACACCACGCCGGTCAGCGCCGCGCTGCTCAACGGCATCACCCGCAACACGCTGATCACGCTGGCGCGCGAGGCCGGCATCGAGGTGGTCGAGCGCGACCTGCCGCGCGAGTACCTCTACCTGTGCGATGAGTTGTTCATGTGCGGCACGGCGGCGGAGATCACGCCGATCCGCTCGGTCGACGGCAAGCCGGTCGGCGACGGCAAGGTGGGCGCGCTGACCAAGCAGATGCAGAAGCTGTTCTTCGGGCTTTTCGACGGCAGCACGCCCGACCGCTGGGGCTGGCTGGAACCGGTCGGCTGA